The following are encoded together in the Streptomyces rapamycinicus NRRL 5491 genome:
- the carB gene encoding carbamoyl-phosphate synthase large subunit: protein MPKRTDIQSVLVIGSGPIVIGQAAEFDYSGTQACRVLKAEGLRVILVNSNPATIMTDPEIADATYVEPITPEYVEKIIAKERPDALLPTLGGQTALNTAISLHEAGTLEEYAVELIGANVQAIHKGEDRDQFKEVVEAVQAKIGHGESARSVICHSMDDVLAGVEELGGYPVVVRPSFTMGGAGSGFAHDEDELRRIAGQGLALSPTTEVLLEESILGWKEYELELMRDRNDNVVVVCSIENFDPMGVHTGDSITVAPAMTLTDREYQILRDIGIAVIREVGVDTGGCNIQFAVNPEDGRVIVIEMNPRVSRSSALASKATGFPIAKIAAKLAVGYTLDEIPNDITRETPASFEPTLDYVVVKVPRFAFEKFPAADARLTTTMKSVGEAMAIGRNFTEALQKALRSLEKKGSQFDFTGEPGTKSELLREAVVPTDGRINTVMRAIRAGATPEEVFDATKIDPWFVDQLFLIKEVADEIAAADKLGPELLAEAKRHGFSDAQIAGIRSLREDVVREVRHALGIRPVYKTVDTCAAEFAARTPYFYSSYDEESEVAPRETPAVIILGSGPNRIGQGIEFDYSCVHASFALHDAGYETVMVNCNPETVSTDYDTSDRLYFEPLTLEDVLEIVHAEAQAGPVAGVIVQLGGQTPLGLAQALKDNGVPIVGTSPEAINLAEERGAFGRVLTEAGLPAPKYGTAFSFEQAKGIAAEIGYPVMVRPSYVLGGRGMEIVYDEPSLAAYLERHAGLISEHPVLIDRFLDDAIEIDVDALYDGEELYLGGVMEHIEEAGIHSGDSACALPPITLGGFDIKRLRASTEAIARGVGVRGLINIQFAMAGDILYVLEANPRASRTVPFTSKATAVPLAKAAARISLGATIAELRAEGLLPSSGDGGTLPMDAPISVKEAVMPWSRFRDASGRGVDTILGPEMRSTGEVMGIDSVFGAAYAKSQAGAYGALPTKGRAFVSVANRDKRSMIFPARELVGLGFELLATSGTAEVLKRNGINATVVRKHSEGEGPNGEKTIVQLIHEGGVDLIVNTPYGTGGRLDGYDIRTASVARGVPCLTTVQALAAAVQGIEALGRGAVGVRSLQEHAEHLTAAREE, encoded by the coding sequence GTGCCTAAGCGCACCGACATCCAGTCCGTTCTGGTCATCGGCTCCGGCCCGATCGTCATCGGCCAGGCCGCCGAGTTCGACTACTCCGGCACCCAGGCCTGCCGGGTGCTGAAGGCCGAGGGCCTGCGGGTCATCCTGGTCAACTCCAACCCGGCCACGATCATGACCGACCCGGAGATCGCCGACGCCACCTATGTCGAGCCGATCACCCCGGAGTACGTCGAGAAGATCATCGCCAAGGAGCGCCCCGACGCGCTGCTGCCCACCCTCGGCGGTCAGACCGCGCTCAACACCGCGATCTCCCTCCATGAGGCGGGCACCCTCGAGGAGTACGCCGTCGAGCTGATCGGCGCCAATGTCCAGGCGATCCACAAGGGCGAGGACCGCGACCAGTTCAAGGAGGTCGTCGAGGCCGTCCAGGCCAAGATCGGCCACGGTGAGTCCGCCCGCTCGGTCATCTGTCACTCCATGGACGACGTCCTCGCGGGCGTCGAGGAGCTCGGTGGCTATCCCGTCGTGGTCCGCCCCTCCTTCACCATGGGCGGCGCGGGCTCCGGCTTCGCCCACGACGAGGACGAGCTGCGCCGGATCGCCGGGCAGGGCCTGGCCCTCTCGCCGACCACCGAGGTGCTCCTGGAGGAGTCCATCCTCGGCTGGAAGGAGTACGAGCTGGAGCTGATGCGCGACCGCAACGACAATGTCGTGGTCGTCTGCTCCATCGAGAACTTCGACCCCATGGGCGTGCACACCGGTGACTCGATCACCGTCGCCCCGGCGATGACGCTCACCGACCGCGAGTACCAGATCCTGCGGGACATCGGCATCGCCGTCATCCGCGAGGTCGGCGTCGACACCGGCGGCTGCAACATCCAGTTCGCGGTCAACCCCGAGGACGGCCGGGTCATCGTCATCGAGATGAACCCGCGCGTCTCCCGCTCCTCGGCGCTCGCCTCCAAGGCCACCGGCTTCCCCATCGCCAAGATCGCCGCGAAGCTGGCCGTCGGCTACACCCTGGACGAGATCCCCAACGACATCACCCGGGAGACCCCGGCGTCCTTCGAGCCCACGCTCGACTATGTCGTGGTCAAGGTGCCGCGCTTCGCCTTCGAGAAGTTCCCGGCCGCCGACGCCCGGCTCACCACCACCATGAAGTCGGTCGGCGAGGCCATGGCCATCGGCCGCAACTTCACCGAGGCGCTCCAGAAGGCGCTGCGCTCGCTGGAGAAGAAGGGCAGCCAGTTCGACTTCACCGGGGAGCCCGGGACGAAGTCCGAGCTGCTCCGGGAGGCGGTCGTGCCCACCGACGGCCGGATCAACACCGTGATGCGGGCCATCCGCGCCGGAGCCACCCCCGAGGAGGTCTTCGACGCCACGAAGATCGACCCGTGGTTCGTGGACCAGCTCTTCCTGATCAAGGAGGTCGCGGACGAGATCGCCGCCGCCGACAAGCTCGGCCCCGAGCTGCTCGCCGAGGCCAAGCGGCACGGCTTCTCCGACGCCCAGATCGCCGGGATCCGCTCGCTGCGCGAGGACGTGGTCCGCGAGGTGCGGCACGCGCTGGGCATCCGGCCCGTCTACAAGACGGTCGACACCTGCGCCGCCGAGTTCGCCGCCCGGACCCCGTACTTCTACTCCTCCTACGACGAGGAGTCCGAGGTCGCCCCGCGCGAGACCCCCGCGGTGATCATCCTCGGCTCGGGCCCCAACCGCATCGGCCAGGGTATCGAGTTCGACTACTCCTGCGTCCACGCCTCCTTCGCGCTGCATGACGCGGGCTATGAGACCGTCATGGTCAACTGCAACCCGGAGACCGTCTCCACCGACTACGACACCTCCGACCGGCTCTACTTCGAGCCGCTCACCCTGGAGGACGTGCTGGAGATCGTCCACGCGGAGGCGCAGGCGGGCCCGGTGGCCGGGGTCATCGTCCAGCTCGGCGGCCAGACCCCGCTGGGCCTGGCCCAGGCGCTCAAGGACAACGGCGTGCCGATCGTCGGCACCTCGCCCGAGGCGATCAACCTCGCCGAGGAGCGCGGCGCCTTCGGCCGGGTGCTCACCGAGGCCGGGCTGCCCGCGCCCAAGTACGGCACCGCCTTCTCCTTCGAGCAGGCCAAGGGCATCGCCGCCGAGATCGGCTACCCGGTCATGGTCCGCCCCTCCTACGTGCTCGGCGGCCGCGGCATGGAGATCGTCTACGACGAGCCCTCGCTCGCCGCGTACCTGGAGCGGCACGCCGGGCTGATCTCCGAGCACCCCGTGCTGATCGACCGCTTCCTCGACGACGCCATAGAAATCGACGTGGACGCGCTCTACGACGGCGAGGAGCTCTACCTCGGCGGCGTCATGGAGCACATCGAGGAGGCCGGGATCCACTCCGGCGACTCGGCCTGCGCCCTGCCCCCGATCACCCTCGGCGGCTTCGACATCAAGCGGCTGCGCGCCTCGACCGAGGCCATCGCGCGCGGGGTCGGCGTCCGCGGGCTGATCAACATCCAGTTCGCGATGGCCGGGGACATCCTCTATGTGCTGGAGGCCAATCCGCGCGCCTCCCGTACCGTGCCCTTCACCTCCAAGGCCACCGCCGTACCGCTGGCCAAGGCCGCGGCCCGGATCTCGCTGGGCGCCACCATCGCCGAGCTGCGCGCCGAGGGGCTGCTGCCCTCCAGCGGCGACGGCGGCACGCTGCCGATGGACGCGCCGATCTCCGTCAAGGAGGCCGTGATGCCCTGGAGCCGGTTCCGGGACGCCTCCGGGCGCGGGGTGGACACCATCCTCGGCCCGGAGATGCGCTCCACCGGCGAGGTCATGGGCATCGACTCGGTCTTCGGCGCGGCCTACGCCAAGTCGCAGGCCGGGGCGTACGGCGCGCTGCCGACCAAGGGGCGCGCGTTCGTCTCCGTCGCCAACCGCGACAAGCGCTCGATGATCTTCCCGGCCCGGGAGCTGGTCGGCCTCGGCTTCGAGCTGCTGGCCACCTCGGGCACGGCGGAGGTGCTCAAGCGCAACGGGATCAACGCGACCGTGGTGCGCAAGCACAGCGAGGGCGAGGGCCCGAACGGCGAGAAGACCATCGTCCAGCTCATCCACGAGGGCGGGGTCGACCTGATCGTCAACACCCCGTACGGCACCGGCGGCCGGCTCGACGGCTATGACATCCGTACGGCGTCCGTCGCCCGCGGCGTCCCGTGCCTGACCACCGTCCAGGCGCTCGCGGCCGCCGTCCAGGGCATCGAGGCGCTGGGCCGGGGCGCGGTCGGCGTCCGGTCGCTCCAGGAACACGCGGAACATCTGACCGCCGCCCGCGAGGAGTGA
- the carA gene encoding glutamine-hydrolyzing carbamoyl-phosphate synthase small subunit has protein sequence MTTSNRGATSPAVLVLEDGRTFRGRAYGAMGETFGEAVFSTGMTGYQETLTDPSYHRQVVVMTAPHIGNTGVNDEDPESKRIWVSGYVVRDPARTPSNWRSRRSLDDELGAQGVVGISGIDTRALTRHLRERGAMRVGIFSGGALADEATLLAKVREAPQMKGADLSGEVATEEAYVVPAIGTRKFTVAAIDLGIKGMTPQRMAERGIEVHVLPATATAEDVYAVDPDGVFFSNGPGDPATADHPVSLMRAVLERSTPLFGICFGNQILGRALGFGTFKLKYGHRGINQPVQDRTTGKVEVTAHNHGFAVDAPLDAPSDTPFGRAEVSHVCLNDNVVEGLRLLDRPAFSVQYHPEAAAGPHDAAYLFDRFVSLMEGQRA, from the coding sequence ATGACCACCTCCAACAGGGGGGCCACGAGCCCCGCAGTCCTCGTCCTGGAGGACGGCCGCACCTTCCGCGGCCGGGCCTACGGGGCCATGGGGGAGACCTTCGGCGAGGCCGTGTTCTCCACCGGGATGACCGGCTACCAGGAGACCCTGACCGACCCCTCCTACCACCGCCAGGTCGTCGTGATGACCGCCCCGCACATCGGGAACACCGGTGTCAACGACGAGGACCCGGAGTCGAAGCGGATCTGGGTCTCCGGCTACGTCGTGCGCGACCCGGCCCGTACGCCCTCCAACTGGCGCTCCCGCCGCTCGCTCGACGACGAGCTCGGCGCCCAGGGCGTCGTCGGCATCAGCGGGATCGACACCCGCGCCCTCACCCGCCATCTGCGCGAGCGCGGCGCCATGCGCGTCGGCATCTTCTCCGGCGGGGCACTCGCCGACGAGGCCACGCTGCTGGCGAAGGTGCGCGAAGCCCCCCAGATGAAGGGCGCCGACCTCAGCGGCGAGGTGGCCACCGAGGAGGCTTACGTCGTCCCGGCGATCGGGACCAGGAAGTTCACCGTCGCCGCGATCGACCTGGGCATCAAGGGCATGACCCCGCAGCGGATGGCCGAGCGCGGCATCGAGGTGCACGTGCTGCCCGCGACCGCCACCGCCGAGGACGTCTACGCGGTGGACCCGGACGGGGTCTTCTTCTCCAACGGCCCCGGCGACCCGGCCACCGCCGACCACCCCGTCTCCCTGATGCGGGCCGTGCTGGAGCGTTCCACGCCGCTGTTCGGCATCTGCTTCGGCAACCAGATCCTCGGCCGCGCGCTCGGCTTCGGCACCTTCAAGCTGAAGTACGGCCACCGAGGGATCAACCAGCCGGTGCAGGACCGCACCACCGGCAAGGTGGAGGTCACCGCCCACAACCACGGCTTCGCCGTGGACGCCCCGCTCGACGCGCCGTCCGACACCCCCTTCGGCCGCGCCGAGGTCTCCCACGTCTGCCTCAACGACAACGTGGTCGAGGGGCTGCGGCTGCTCGACCGCCCCGCGTTCAGCGTCCAGTACCACCCCGAAGCCGCCGCCGGTCCGCATGACGCCGCGTACCTTTTCGACCGCTTCGTGTCCCTGATGGAGGGCCAGCGTGCCTAA